The Thunnus albacares chromosome 13, fThuAlb1.1, whole genome shotgun sequence genome segment CTGGCTCCATCAAGACTAATGGAGGCACAACCCGCAGGAGCAAGAGCAGCATCTTTTCTCTGCATTGATTCAGTCCATCCAGACTCATGCCAGTGTGGACATTAAGAGGTTTCAGGGGTCTCATAATATACCAGCCTATAGCTTATAATGCACCTGcctctctttcatttttcagtttgtaagaataaattaatgaaaCTATATATAAGGCTCTCAGGTGAAAGTGAAAGTTGAGGAGAGCAGGTTCCATCTCATCTTATAGTTAACACCCGTGCCAACCTTCAAATGCACAACACCACTGTCATTAaattgtttgatgttttgtgtgGCCTCTACTGAAGTTCACCTGTTTGTTAAAGGTGAATTAAGCTCTCACTTGTGATGAAGATTTTTCAAAAAGCCGACTGTATTAATTGACATACTGAATATAGCAGCAAGGTAAACACTGGCTTCATCCTCCTGTCTTGTCTctctgctgaagtgtccttgagcaggAATCTGAATCCAAATCCACAGTTGTCAGACATGTCATCATGTCAGTGTAATGTAGAAACACTGACTCATATTAACAGCAACACTGGAGGTTTTACCTCTaatcactcacacatacactcttccagagttttctgtgtgtgagcaGCGAGGTCAGTTTGCTTGTGGGACGAAATATGATCCCGGAGGGTGGGGCTGCCCTGTGGATCATCCCTCAGTCTCTCATCTATGAGTGCCTGTCATGTTTCTCATATGCACCTTTGTTCAGCTCAGCGTGGATTATCAGGGTTGCAGCTTTTGAACACCTCATCATAGCCCCTCAGCTGTGGACAGAGGTATGAAAGACTCCTGGCACTCCTGGCACCTATAATTACCGAGCATGGAAGCATAAAAACCTAAAATGGAAACCGATAGAAGCTATAAAGATAAAGAAGGCTGAGTATGCCAGAACGACTTGTGAACTATTTAATGATATGTGAGGAAGACAGACTTTGGAAAAGTGAGCTGGCAGATGCAACGCAATATCAAGGCGGTGTAAACCACTTGTCGAGACTAATCAAAGTTGCCTTCTGTTGGGACACTTCCACTGAGGGAATCCAAGAGATGAAAACCATCTCACTGCACTGGTACGGTGTTACTGCAGAACCACCAGAGCCGAGAGATGACAGTTTCCTTTTTCAACACAAATGACTGACAGGAAACTaggctgctgttttctttttttttttctctcagtcatTCAAAGACGGTTGTGACGGCTTGTTCACAAGGGGTCATTTTCTTCATCATTTGCTGAAAATTGCATAACTTTTGCCTGGAAAGAGTAAATCTGACATTTCAACCCACATGTattgatgattttgtttttgctttttggaGACAAAAGGTAAGTTAATAGAGAAAAGGTTTATCTTGCCTTTCTGAAGGTGGGTTTTCCTATTAATAGAGTTTAATAAGTTGTTGGTGAATAATATTGATTGTGATTATGAGTTTGATATAAACTCATAATATTAATTAGGGAATGAGGGGACACTTGTAATCAAAAACtgactaaaatatgttttttgttttctatttctaatattttttctgttactTGCTGTATAGAACAGGGTCAGGCTCTACGCACCGTGCTACAAGGCTTTAACCCAACTCTTAAACcagattaaaataataacatacaCTTGACAATAACTCAAGTACATCTCTGAGTGTTGAGGACTTGAGTTCACTGGCCCAGATAGTTTGTCCCTGTGGACACAGTGGCCTTGTTTCAACAAATCACATTAGAAGCTCTTGGGGATGTAACAGGACTGATTATAGAGAAGATTTTTTTgatataatttaaaacaaacagaagatcTTACAGTTAGCCGATCATCCTGTAGACGCTAGAAAATTATACAGTACACGTCTACTTGCAGTAACCCATATGGTAGATTTTTAGAGGATTACAGAGAAATTATACttttaaaatcagtaaaagTATTAGTGCATTATTGCTGCCACTGTTTCCACTCAACATTGCGGTCATACATGTGCGTTTTTGCCATGTGTGTCATGTTAATTCTTCTGTGATAATGATCATTGTTCCTATAAAAGAGCACATACAAACTTACACCTGGAATTAAACTTATCAGGTTCTCAATTTCATAtttgttatcatcatcatcatcattattatcatcataaaGGCAGAGATCAGTAAATTAGGGTTAGACCTTtatgtgtgcgcatgtgtgtgtgtgctgcagcatACAGTGAGTGCATGTTAAGATACTAATAGCAGGATATTGACCGTGCATTTAAGAAAACTTGGAGATCAATAGTTGACTGTTACTGGTTGTGGTATTACATTCTTACACAGCAGTCAAGttgcatattttaaatatttacctcACCTCCTCATATGTGCCAGAATTGTGTAGTTTATAGCTCAAGAGTACATAGTTTTAAAATGATGGCCTTTTGTGTTGATATGACAGCTTGTAAACATCAAAGTCATCTTTAGCAAGCCATTATGAAATGGGAGAAGTTAAAGTCTCCAGAAACAGATGATCCAATGTGTTGCTGTGAGTGTGAAGATCTGGATGAAGCCTTTAACAGGTATGAAGGGCTTAGTGGACATACTGAATATAGCAGCAAGGTAAACACTGGCTTCAtcttcctgtcttttctctctgctgaagtgtccttgagcaggAATCTGAATCCAAATCCACAGTTGTCAGACATGTCATGCCGAGTGTAATGTAGAAACACTGACTCATATTAACAGCAACACTGGAGGTTTTACCTCTaatcactcacacatacactcttccagagttttctgtgtgtgagcaGCGAGGTCAGTTTGCTTGTGGGACGAAATATGATCCCGGAGGGTGGGGCTGCCCTGTGGATCATCCCTCAGTCTCTCATCTATGAGTGCCTGTCATGTTTCTCATATGCACCTTTGTTCAGCTCAGCGTGGATTATCAGGGTTGCGGCATTTGAACACCTCATCATAGCCCCTCAGCTGTGGACAGAGGTATGAAAGACTCCTGGCACCTATAATTACCGAGCATGGCAGCATAAAAACCTAAAATGGAAACTGATAGAAGCTGTAGAGCAAAAGAAGGCTGAGTATGCCAGAACGACTTGTGAACTATTTAATGATATGTGAGGAAGACAGACTTTGGAAAAGTGAGCTTGCAGATGCAACGCAATATCGAGGCGGTGTAAACCACTTGTCGAAAGTAATCAAAGTTATCTTCTGTTGGGACACTTCCACTCAGGGAATCCAAGAGATGAAAACCATCTCACTGCACTGGTACGGTGTTACTGCAGAACCACCAGAGAAGACAGATGACAGTTTCCTTTTTCAACACAAATGACTGACAGGAAACTaggctgctgttttctttttttttctctcagtcatTCAAAGACAGCGCTTGTTCACAAGAGGTCATTTTCTTCATCATTTGCTGAAAATTGCATAACATTTGCCTGGAAAGAGTAAATCTGACATTTCAACCCACATGTattgatgattttgtttttgctttttggaGACAAAAGGTAAGTTAATAGAGAAAAGGTTTATCTTGCCTTTGTAAAGGTGGGTTTTCCTATTAACACAACTAGAACATTTTAATCAAGAGTTTAATAAGTTGTTGGTGAATAATATTGATTGTGATTATGAGATAATGCAGTTTGATATAAAGTCATACTGTTTATTAGGAAATGAGGGGACACTTGTAAtcaaaaactgactgaaatgtgttttttgttttctatttcaaatattttttctcttactTGCTGTATAGAACAGGGTCAGGCTCTACGCACTGTGCTACAAGGCTTTAACCCAACTCTTAAACcagattaaaataataatatacacTTGACAATAACTCAAGTACATCTCTGAGTGTTGAGGACTTGAGTTCACTGGCCCAGATAGTTTGTCCCTGTGGACACAGTGGCCTTGTTTCAACAAATCACATTAGATGCTCTTGGGGATGTAACAGGACTGATTAtagagaagattttttttaatataatttaaaacaaatagaaGATCTTACAGTTAGCCGATCATCCTGTAGACGCTAGAAAATTATACAGTACACGTCTACTTGCAGTAACCCATATGGTAGATTTTTAGAGGATTATGGAGGAATTATACttttaaaatcagtaaaagTATTAGTGCATTATTGCTGCCACTGTTTCCACTCACCATTGTGGTCATACGTGTGCGTTTTTGCCATATGCGTCATGTTAATTCTTCTGTGATGACGATGATTATATGTATACTATAAAAGAGCACATACAAACTTACACCTTGAATCAAACTTATCAGGTTCTCAATTTCAtatttgttatcattattatcatcatcaaggcAGAGATCAGTaaaggtttgtgtgtgcatgtgtgtgtgtgctgcagcatACAGTGAGTGCATGTTAAGATGTTAATAGCAGGATATTGACCGTCCATTTAAGAAAACTTGGAGATCAATAGTTGATTGTTACTGGTTGTGGTATTACATTCTTACACAGCAGTCaagttgcatgttttaaatatttacctcACCTCCTCATATGTGCCAGAATTGTGTAGTTTATAGCTCAAGAGTACATAGTTTTAAAATGATGGCCTTTTGTGTTGATATGACAGCTCGTAAACATCAAAGTCATCTTTAGCAAGCCATTATGAAATGGGAGAAGTTAAAGCCTCCAGAGCCAGATGATCCTATGTGTTGCTGTGAGTGTGATATTGACCCGTGCGGATGTTGCTGTGACTGTGAAGATCTGGATGAAGCCTTTAACAGGTATGAAGGGCTTGAGAAAAAGTAGTAAGTACCACTAGAGTATACTGAAGTACTGGAAAGCTCAAGAAGCCTAGTGTTGCACATAGAAGCAACATTACTTCTGTCAAAATTGAATCAAGTTAAAGAATATGTTAACAATatttaaagtctgttttaaaacaatagtcaggttgCCATGTGTacattgaaacatatttttcttgctgtaatcgttcatcctgttcatactgaccattagaagatctcctccaaatgtgcttaccaccaaatgtatttaaaggtttatctgaagataatatgatgcttcagccgtctgagttagtcacatcaagttATACACACAGTTAATGTCGTTTTAGTAAagaaaatccctctttgtgtctcgacagTCTTTtcttgttcagctgcagtggaaatatagttacaaaaagagggaattttggcagtaaaaagactaactttgaaagatattgactcgatttgactaatttggaccGTTGAatcctcatattagcttcaaataaacttttaaagaaacacacagcTCATTTTTGCCCATGCCGTGACCTTCCCCAGTTGAATATGAAAGCACTTCTGCTAGTGCTTACCATCTTTTCTTTATAAGACAGCTTTCGCAGAGATTGCCCCACAaagtaaaaagataaaatctaaatgaaatatattcCTTATTATTCTCTGATagcacaaatgtaaaatatgctgTGATGTTTGAATTTGCAAAAGCAGaatatcattaaaaatccaCTTAAGTGAAAGCAGAGTCACTGATTTTATGTATTCAAGCACATGAAAATTTTCTGAACTGTGACTTGATGGCCGTTGTCCCCTGCAGGTGGCTGAAAGACAAACCACCTAAAAGTGGATGTCAGTCTCCTGTGCTTGGGGCCATAATTAACAACCTGGAGATCTCCATGATCCCAGTACTGGTGCTGCTGCCTGTCCTGCTGCGGGTTGCAGCGCTGCACTACCTGCTGGGTGTCACCATCCTGACAGCTCTGCCCTGCCTGGTTCTCTGGTACTACTACGCCACTCACCGAAAAAAGAAGCGCACCCTCTTCTTTCTCACCCTTTCTCTCTACTCTCTGGCCTACATGTATTACCTCTTCATCACAGAGATTTTACCTCGCGGGGACGTCAGCCAGCTGCAGGTGTGCACAGTGACAGCCGGGATGATTCTCACTGTCGTCTCTCTTATTCACACCAAGAGGGGCCCTGGATTTGTGACGACCGCCTTGCATGAAACACACAGTGAGAGTCAGGAGCACAACAAGGACTCCCCACAGCATGATGGATCTATCCAATCAAAAGTCTCCTCTTCAGGACCAGTGAAAGTAAAAGAGACCCTGAGAGCAAAATGGAGCAGGTGTCCTCTGTGCAAAATAATGCGACCCCCGCGGGCAGGACACTGTCGAACCTGTGGATCCTGCGTCCAGCGGCTGGACCACCACTGCATCTGGTGGGTCAGATCTAACATAAATATCCATATATTTCTTGTGGGAACTCTGAATCACTTCAACTAAGTCAGCCATACTTTTCAGTGTTGTGCATTCACATTTAGATAATTGTCCTGTAATTACACACCAGCAATTATATCTTCAGCAAAACGCTCaacctcttgtttttttccaccgTAGGAAAACTTGAAAGGTTGAAATTTACCATTTGACTATTAGTTCACACACCCATTAGCTAATTTAGTAGCTGCTTTGTAAGGTTCGTACATTTAATACCAGGCTGATTCTCGTTAATAGCCTGAATTTGTCAGGGTTTTAACATCATGCAGatatctttggttttatttggcCAGGTTTTGAGATAAATGCTGCTGTGATTTCTGCTGCCaccccaaaacaatggaggtgaatgaaatttagtttgtggtgcCCAAAAGGCTGAGAAATTACATTACAACTTTCTCCAAAGCAGTGTGTCTTTACAGGAACAATGTCCTGGTTGTTCAGGATAATCAACAGATCTCACTGAGTTTTAATTGGGAACTATTTTCTTCCAAaggtgaaaaaagtgaaaatgtttctgAGCAATAACTGAATCAACAATGgttgaaaacatctttaaagccGTGCTGCTGCATCGTCTCACGTAAAGAATAGTAACAATATAGAGTCAGAATAACAAGCTTTGTGTGACTGGtacattgttgtgtgtgtgttttgtgtggtgTTGTAGGATAAACAGCTGTGTTGGACAGGGCAACCACCGCAGTTTCCTGCTGACCCTCTCTGTGTTCCTGTTGACCTCTCTGTATGGGATCACTTTGGTGTTGTGCAGCCTGTGTCCTCGACAGTATCTAATGACAGCTCTCTTCTACTGCCCTGGCGTCTACAGTCAGTCTAGGTACAGCACTCTTTTGTATTCAGTTTCAACAGGTGACTATAAAACTAAATGTAGGAATAGATGTGAAGTCAACATTGTAAAAtcttttcaattttttaaaaatcttctcTACAGCACAGCACTTTGCTTCACCTGCGCTTGGTACAGCAGCATCGTCACAGGGGGATTGCTTCACCTGTTGGTGGTACAAGTTCTGAATATCAGCTTCAATGTGACGGAGCGGGAGGCTCAGCTGGCTCTGAGGAACAAAACGGGCCAGAGCCGCTTGTGTGGACTCGCCATCGACACAGGAGAGTTTTCACGTGGCTTCTACCAGAATTGGATTGAGTTTCTCACCATGGCAGATGCCTCGGTTTCTCCTTGCTCCAGTGTCACTGACTTGGTCTAGGTTGACTTTATACTTTGTGGTAACATTAACAGAATGTTAATGTACTGTTGCATGTTTTAAGAATCACTTCTCATGTGTTTCTTATCGGAACACAGATCAAAACAGCAGAGCTTTTGTCTGTATTTCCACTGTAATGATTCTTATCAATtagaatttttctttttttttttttttacttaattttgcATACGGATATCTATCAAATGATGACTTGCCATGCTTATTGCATTCCAGCCTCTTTATTTATAGTATATCAACAcgtataattttaaaaaatacgtTGCAGGGAAATATCAAGGTGCTAGTGTTGACTGCTTTAAAAAAGTACACATTGATACATGTTTTGGAGTCTATGCATGGAAATAAGCTGCAGGCACTGCCATGTTACTGTACATATTTTCTAAACCTGTAGAAAGTGAACATAATGTATGCTGTCTGACTGAAATCCAAATATTTTTGACTTAATGTCATAATAAAACTCTAAACCTGGCAATAAAAGAGAAGTGACTCTGTACAATAAGAACAACAGCCGCGCTTTAAGCTCTTTAAGGCAGTGATTGTCATTACACAGCAGGAACAAAACTGCTGCTGAATGGATGCAAACATGGAAAGACAACTTTGCTGTTCTTGGGTGCACAAAGTTTGGCCTGAGAGTGGCGCCAGAGGAAATCCCATGTTGTGACAGGAATCTTGGCGGGTTCTTCTGCTCAATAACCATTTTAGGATGTCAGACTCAGCTTGTCAGGCTCAGCTCTCAGCCCAGTATCCTAGGAGTTATGTTCATACATTCACAGATTACTGTCTCTTGCACTGTTATGTCTCCTGCTCACTCTGATTGGAATATTTTTGATTCATGATTGAAATGACGGAGCCAGCTGGTTCAGGTATGCGGCTCCTGGACACTCCCTGCGTATTCTGGTTACATTTAACTGGGAGATGACCCATGGACATGCTGGAGAGATTATATATCCTATCCAACCACTTTTATAAATCCTCCTATTAGACTGTTCATTCAGTATTAGTAACAAAACAGGCATGAACAAACTGGCGCAGATAATAGAGCACTGCAATATGAACCCTGGGAGTCAGTCAGTGGGAGACGTACAACCTCCTGGAgcagtttcagtcatttttactGCTATGACCGATGCCATCTAGTTTCCCCAGTATTTACCACATATTCTGCTAACAGCACtctgcattattgatttttttaatgttacagtgcttttctatttctttctcacAGCACCAGTGGTGTTCCTTTTACACTACGCAGACCtacacatttaaacaaatgcagcgattgtttttgttgtcagtgGATATCAGATCATTTATATTAAGATGGAGGCCACAATCCTGCCCAACACTGTAATGTATAACATTTGATGTGGTTAAGTTAATCTCTTTTCAAtcttatttaatataataaacaaagcaaaatgtcagtgtttcactttcattcactcCCATTATTTCCCATTATCATCTCTCTTAATGCACATCTTGGGTGGAGAAATCGATCAAACTGCTTAAATCAATACATGTCCTCCATGTAATCACTGAGTCTATTAACTGAGAGGTTTATCTGGCGTCTACGTTCTCCCTTTATTTCCATGCCAGTGGCTCTGGTCCATACGAATGGTCTTTCCTCTGGTGCCACCCTGAGGCcgatctttgctttttttcccctccactACAGTGCTGAAGATATTAAGAGTAGCAAACTGTCTTTCCATTTTTCCTCCTTCAACCAATCTTGATTTCAGGTGTGTACTAAGCATAACAATACAGGTGGTCAACAGTGTAATTGCTACAGACACAATACAATTTAGTGAGCTTTGGCCTTTGtcttatttaaaatgaatgacaaGGTATAGATTTGCATTCATTATACCCCAGATAGTTCAGTTCTCTCAGTGGGAACAAATCTGTAAGCCTGACCTCATGTAGCTCCTGACAAAAGCAAATCTTCTCCCCCGAAGACTCTAAATACATTTCTATCTCTATTCCTAATCCTATAATATAtgatacagagtttttaatcacCAAGAAATCTCATGATCTAAACAGATAACGCTCCCAAAATGATGAACtctttttatttgaatgaatcCATGCCTTTTTACCCTGAGGCCAACTTTCATAATTTAGAGGGGTGTAATGAACATTACATTGCTTCACTTTCCAAGTGTTGTCACCTGATTACTAAATTTTCCCctgaatacaaacacacaggtgtCTTGAGTTGTAGCCAACTTGCTGTCATTGTTTCATCACATGTGTATGACgcttgttgaaatattttgtaaCTGATAAAGATTTATAACTGATCTAAACATTGCACAGAAAAATCCCATCATAATTCACTAATTCTTCATAGTCTTCTATTCCTATTTTATGCCATTGTTCTACTCATCCTATAatctttatttctgttattcTATTActatcatttcattgttttcttttgcccTCAAAGCATGTAAGTACATACTGTGTTCATGTacggtgggtgtgtgtgtgcgcgtgtgtgtgtgtgtgtgtgtacctgcctACACAGGAGAGACGCTGACTGCCATGGGCTGTTAAGAAAATATTCAGTCATGTTTTCTCTGTGATGATTTACAGTGTTAACAATATTGAAGCGGGAAGTGTCAgttattccttttttaaaaagtcagataaAGTGGGGCAGCTCATGAGTCCCACCTACTGGGCACTCAGCCAAAGTAACACAGATCAAGATTAATGCCATGTTCACATCATATCgttcacacaagcacacatgtgGGAGAAACTGTATCCTAGTTATCATTCAAAGTTGTAGACAGTTTCTGACAGCTATGATATTTCCCTCTTCGGTGAAAAAACAGTACAGGACTTTTAAAAAACCGCTGGCTAAATGGTTGAAAACACCATCATAATTCAATCAATTAAGTTCATTAAAAAGGAGCTACATTGTTTGTCGGTATCTGGTTTCACTtgttaacaaacaaataattaaaatgcaaatatgttaCATAATTGCTTATTTAGGTGATTTATGTTCTGTGATTACAAGGTTAGAAGTTGGGGTACAATCTTGCCTACAGCTCACAATTTCACAACTTTCATAACATTTCCATCCCCAGAGTGTTTCTGACGCAGTTGATTTTAGCTTGTATAATGCTTTCTAAATAGATTTATGCAGCTGGCAGGCTTTGTGTGagactgtttttataaatatgcaGTTATAAAATACTTTTCTGGCACCATATTACTTTcaatatttgttttctctgtaaaaatGGTGTACCTGTTCAAACTAGCAAGGTATGTAGGTCGAAGGAATCTTTATACCGTGGCGTGTATCTGCCTGCACCTGACTACACTGGTCCATTTGCAACACATTACAATAATTCATTCCCTCATCATCAGTCCAGGATTCATATTCTAATACGGAGAAAAGATCCTGCAGAATGTCGAGCGCTAAGCCCAATGACCAGCCTACTTAAGTATAATGAGCACAATGAGATCAGAATTACAAACATATCGAACTGTATTGGAAAGATTTTCAACGGCACATTTTAATTCAGACCCCTTTACTTTATATGGAGCTGTATGCCTTTGTAAATTTCCACAAACAACTTCTAGTTAATATAAGTTATAGTTTGCCACAGATTTTCGTCCCAGCATTCCTCAGTCTTATTAGTTGAATAACCAAACATTCACTGTATGGTGTGGGTT includes the following:
- the zdhhc23a gene encoding palmitoyltransferase ZDHHC23-A isoform X1; amino-acid sequence: MKWEKLKPPEPDDPMCCCECDIDPCGCCCDCEDLDEAFNRWLKDKPPKSGCQSPVLGAIINNLEISMIPVLVLLPVLLRVAALHYLLGVTILTALPCLVLWYYYATHRKKKRTLFFLTLSLYSLAYMYYLFITEILPRGDVSQLQVCTVTAGMILTVVSLIHTKRGPGFVTTALHETHSESQEHNKDSPQHDGSIQSKVSSSGPVKVKETLRAKWSRCPLCKIMRPPRAGHCRTCGSCVQRLDHHCIWINSCVGQGNHRSFLLTLSVFLLTSLYGITLVLCSLCPRQYLMTALFYCPGVYSQSSTALCFTCAWYSSIVTGGLLHLLVVQVLNISFNVTEREAQLALRNKTGQSRLCGLAIDTGEFSRGFYQNWIEFLTMADASVSPCSSVTDLV
- the zdhhc23a gene encoding palmitoyltransferase ZDHHC23-A isoform X2 — translated: MKWEKLKSPETDDPMCCCECEDLDEAFNRWLKDKPPKSGCQSPVLGAIINNLEISMIPVLVLLPVLLRVAALHYLLGVTILTALPCLVLWYYYATHRKKKRTLFFLTLSLYSLAYMYYLFITEILPRGDVSQLQVCTVTAGMILTVVSLIHTKRGPGFVTTALHETHSESQEHNKDSPQHDGSIQSKVSSSGPVKVKETLRAKWSRCPLCKIMRPPRAGHCRTCGSCVQRLDHHCIWINSCVGQGNHRSFLLTLSVFLLTSLYGITLVLCSLCPRQYLMTALFYCPGVYSQSSTALCFTCAWYSSIVTGGLLHLLVVQVLNISFNVTEREAQLALRNKTGQSRLCGLAIDTGEFSRGFYQNWIEFLTMADASVSPCSSVTDLV